Sequence from the Burkholderia stabilis genome:
TGAAGGTTTCGATCAAGCGCCTGAAGGACATGGAGGCGGCAGTCGAGGCAGGCGAGCTCGAAAAGATGAGCAAGAAGGAAGCGCTGCTGTTCGAACGTGAAATCGCCAAGCTGCAGAAGTCGATCGGCGGCGTGAAGGACATGGGCGGCATTCCGGACGCGATCTTCGTCGTCGACGTCGGCTACCACAAGATTGCCGTCACCGAAGCGAACAAGCTGGGCGTGCCGGTCATCGCCGTGGTCGATACGAACCACTCGCCGGAAGGTGTGGATTACGTGATCCCGGGTAACGACGACTCGAGCAAGGCAGTCGCGCTGTACGCTGAAGGCGTGGCCGACGCGATCCTCGAAGGCCGTGCGAATGCGGTCAACGAAGTGGTCCAGGCGGCGCGTGGCGACGACGAGTACGTCGAGGAAAACGCGTAACTGGCCCCGAGCCGGCGCAAAAAGGGGGCTCTCAACAGGCCCCCTTTTTTTAAGCTTGTGCGCCGGACCTGATCGCGCCGAATCGGCGCGGGTCCGGAAACGATTTTCGGCCGTTCGCGTCCAAGCGGGCGGCGTTGTGAATACAGACTCAAGGAGCGAAT
This genomic interval carries:
- the rpsB gene encoding 30S ribosomal protein S2; this encodes MAVTMRQMLEAGVHFGHQTRFWNPKMAPFIFGHRNKIHIINLEKTLPMFTDAQKYVRQLAANRGTILFVGTKRQSRDTIAQEAQRAGMPFVNARWLGGMMTNFKTLKVSIKRLKDMEAAVEAGELEKMSKKEALLFEREIAKLQKSIGGVKDMGGIPDAIFVVDVGYHKIAVTEANKLGVPVIAVVDTNHSPEGVDYVIPGNDDSSKAVALYAEGVADAILEGRANAVNEVVQAARGDDEYVEENA